The DNA region tacCCGCTTTATGAACTGAGGCCCTCACGAGGATATGGATTCCACTACAATAGGATCCACATGAGCTTGCTCTGTGTAGTGGGCACATGAGATAATTTTTGCAAggtaaatttattcaactatatAGGTCAATCTTGACTCTAGGGTTGGCCGTAGGCCTAGGCCACATAGGCCATTGCCTATGGTCCCCTACTAGAGAAAAGCCATAAAACTTTGGggtaaaatttgatttttttttttttttttttttggatatagaaaaaaaaaagttttacaatttttcttctatttttgagaAGTTCCAAAGAATTGAGTAATGATAGAgataaaacaactttaaataAATATGTCTTACAAATATACCTGTTACTAATAATTAGATAGAAAAATgatagaaatattataaattttacttcatacacctttacaaattaatgttacatttaaaataatttgtggaCTTCAAGCTCAACGACCTATTAAACGCatttttgaattactttttgtaGTTGgtgatatatttgtaaaatttacaatatccctaatatcattcattcaaataattgtttattatctttttgaagTGTACATTTGTAGAAAAATTTGctataactttagcatttttccaaaaaaaaaagcatattaaaaaaaatggattttttttattaaaaattatgatactAAATAGTAAacactagttaaatattatttaagtgataacaaaAATGCCCATTTGAATATATTGTCTTAGGCCTCCAAATTTATTAGATTGCCCTGCTTGACTAgacccatttaataattgtCCAAAAATTTCTCAGCCTTAACATTAATACTTTTTCAACTGGACATGTATTTAGCTTTAACTTGAggttttaattttcatattttatttacttaGTGGGTAATGTAGTAGTttatcattaaaacaaaatgtgatttcatataaaaaagTATTGGAGGTAAGTCAAACATCTCTAACATAACTCATTTATTAAGAAGTAATGTTAaggacacaaaaaatttcacaacttttgtCACAAGTTGTGAGTGGTGGAAGAGTGGTGGAAGAGTGGACCTACCATTTAACCTTCACCATTCATAACTCACCTCATGGTgagttatgacaaaaattgtagAACTTTTTATATCCCTGCATTTTCCTTTATAAGAGGTTGACACAACATGTGCTATGATAACACTAGAACCCATGTGTGCCCTTAAGgcatacattagtaaattattttagaaaacttaaaaaaaaaataaaaaagttaacaacttttttaataacattttcaatttataaaaaaaatatttttaaaaataaataattaaaatgtaCTCTAAGGGCATGCATTAACctaacttaaaagtaaaaatgGCGACAAttacttttgaattttgacGAAGACAAAAAACAACCATAAATTGAAAAAGCAAAGTGACAACCAATGACTACCAAAGAATAAAATAGAAGTGGCAAAGAGGCTTCTACCCACCACAACTTAAAAGTCATGACTCACACTCATGAATTTAAATACTAAAGTTAACTGTTTTAGTAGACGAACTATTAGAAAATAATGGTAACGTAAAATATGCGTTTGGtatcatatttttaataatgtcgttttaaaagtgaaaaaaatataattatatgtttagtatatatatgttttttattttattttattttaagtgatgacatATAATTTAATCAATGGACCCtaccatttttaaaatatttataaaaatatcattgagCAATgtgatttgaaaattgaaaataagcAGTAGGAATTCTCTAAATTGGGTGTCACACTAAAATAAGAATCATAGCTCCTAAATAAATCCACTGCCAAGagtgtcactttttttttgtccacTTGATTAAACATTGGAATCCCACCAATTACGTTCATTTGCCAAACCAAAGTGATTCTCTCCCACTCCCTCTAGtgtcacctctctctctcatactgCCAAAAATCCACAGTCAATGGCTTCAGATCAGGCTACAActccaccgccaccaccactaCCAGAAATCCAATCCCATGACCTCTCTCAAGTCATAGTTCTGCACCCTCCACCTGTTTTCAACTATTTCAAGGACCTTTTCTCCAAAAAATTCCACCTCCTAAAAGCTTGGGAGTCACCACTTCCTCTACACGAATTCTTGACCAACCATGCACACTCAGCTCAGGCCATGCTATGCTCTGGCACTGGACCTTCCATCTCCGCCGACATTATACGGCTTCTCCCATCGCTCAGGCTCGTCGCCACCACCAGTGCCGGCCTCAACCACATCGACCTCACCGAGTGCCGGAACCGTGGAATCTCTATAGCCAATGCTGGAGAAGCGTTTTCTGAGGATGTTGCGGACTTAGCTGTGGGCCTTTTGATCGATGTGTTCAGAAAGGTCTCGGCTTCTGATCGGTATGTCAGGCATGGGCTTTGGGCTACTAAGGGAGATTACCCACTTGGGTCTAAGGTCTTACTCTCTAACTTTTGAACTCTCTCTTTGCTTTTCTTGGATTTCCTCTGTCAATTATAGTACTTTTAGTGTGATGGTATGTTTATGATATACAATCTAGACTCAATTAAACTTTTTAGTTTCTATTTGGGACaccaagtttgattctttttttgaaaatggtcATTCTATCCATCTTTGTGACTGACatcatttctttattattattattttatcttaaCGGTTAGATAAATCACAGACATGGATGGAAGGAACATTTTGAAATAGAATTGTGAGCCAAAATGGAAAAATCTGAAATTACTAGAATAAAAATAATCCCAAACTTTAAGGGTCAaaatttatttacagtattCATTCTACTTCTTGCAATTGAATTgctttatttatgttttgatttttatgtTATCTTTTATCCTGTGTAATGGTGATGATTGGTAACTGCAGTTAGGAGGTAAGCGAATTGGGATTGTTGGATTGGGAAGCATTGGCTTTCAAGTGGCAAAAAGGCTTGAGGCCTTTGGTTGCAACATCTCATATAACTCGAGGAAGAGGAAGGACTTTGTGTCATACCCTTTCTATACAAATGTATGTGAACTAGCGGCTAATAGTGATGTCCTTATTATATGTTGTGGATTGACTGAGCAAACCAGGCACATGATTAATAGGGAAGTTTTATTGGCATTGGGGAAGGAAGGAGTCATTGTCAATATTGGTCGTGGAGCTATTATTCATGAGAAGGAATTGGTGCAGTGTTTGGTACAAGGAGAGATTGGAGGTGCTGGCTTGGACGTGTTTGAGAATGAGCCTGATGTTCCTAAAGAGCTCTTTGAATTGGATAATGTTGTGTTGGCACCGCACATGGCTGTCTTTACAACAGAATCTTTTAAGGATTTGTGTGATTTAATGATTGGGAATTTGGAAGCTTTCTTTTCAAAGAAACCATTGCTTTCTCCAGTCATGAATGAATGAGTTATGGATTTCACTTGCTGGTAAGTTTCTCCTTCTTTTTGTGAAAGATTTTGATTAAGGCTTTAATTTCATGGAAGTGAAATTCCGGATGAGAGTATATTCTTTGAGTTGGCTAACTTATTGTACAAGTTCTGACTATGGTGCTCTTTATGGGCACTGTGAAGTTTTCTAATTGGTAAGTTTTGTATAAAATGTCATGTTTAGTGTAAAATTCTTTCAACATAACCGATTTCTCTGCTTCTTCTGATACAAAGATAAATGAATTCATCAAATCAGTTGTCGTACttcttattatttcttttgttgtCTGTCTTCCGCATCCTGATTAATGCAGAAACATGTTGTTAAATGTTAAATGGATCCCAAATTCTAAGCTTGTTTGATCCCTTTTGGTGATTGATACTTTATTCGCTGGATGCAGGATATAAGGATTGGTATGGTAAATAAGTCAGTGGGCAAGGATGACTATGATTAGGAGCCTGAGTTGCAAGTTATGGTAATGTAGAATAGGCTAATGAAGCACTAATAAAGAGAGCACTCTTAGATTCTAGCTACACATTATATCTATTAAGGGCTCACTGTTCACAAACAGCACAATTGTCAGTGTGCGTGCCTCCATAAAACAATCATTCAACCTGTATGCGGCCAAGAcctaaatataaatattgttgTAATACCACTGATTAATTTGACACTTTATTATTGTTTGTAGTACTGGAattctgctctctctctctctcatatttattGAACTTGATCATTGATGGTTTCAAATGGGGAAAGAATGGAGTGGAAAACTCACTAAAAACATTATTTGGTATCTAAGTCTTGCTTAGTTTGTTAAACTTTTACCATCTACAGGCAAGTATGATTTGTTTCAAAGAAGCATAATAGTTCACAGATCATTATGCTCTAGCTCTTTATGTTTAATCTATTCTCATAATATTGTCTGTAAAATTTCTTGGAATAAATTCTAAGGATCATTGCCAATTTTTCATGTAGCACTCTCTTTTATGCTGTTGCTATAAATGTGACTTATTAATCTATGCATGTACCTAAAGTAGGGGGGCATTTGTATGTCTCGCGAGGGAGACATTCTCGTAATTTAAATTCCATGTATGGAGCTGTTATGGACAAAACAAAAGATGGCAACATTGCAACAAACTATAGCGTTTACCTAAATATGGCAGATAATGTAGCTATTTTCATGTATTGTACATTATATGGCCAAACAAGGCATTATAACAATATATTTTCAGCACTAGGGAAGCCTGGGAAGGTATAAATCATTGTTAAAAGAGGATGTTGGGCTATATTCGATGAGAAGGAATGGCTTTAATATAGTGCAATGATAGGTTGGAGGTGCTGGGTCGGATGTGTTTGAGAATGAGCCTGATGTTCCTAAAAATCTATTTCAATTAGATCATGATTCAATTAGATCACGTATTAAGTAAGAAGAAATTGATGCAGAACGTATTAGGAGAGAACTTATTTCATTAGTTgacattttgattttgaatgttttattttgagttaagGATTGTTGGAGATGTAATTGCACCCTAACATAATCCCTAAAACCTATTAAAAAGACTCTCGGAAGAGATGATTCTATGCCCTTTGGTGCTGAAGGCTAGAATTTTCCTTTCTATAAAATTCACATGTTTCAATTATCTATGTTATAATATTATACAAGTTTTGTTCATAAGTTACTTTCCTAAGTACAAATATATTGTCGAATGGtaaatttttgttcatttaaGCCTAATAGAATAATAAGTATTAGGAACTTTGGTAAGCTTTATTGTGGTCAATGGGTACTTCGGCCCTTCAAATGTTATTATAGCCTGTATAGGCTCTATTTTGGTCAAGGCACTTTGGTAAGCACTATGCTGTAGAATGACAGTTTAAACTGAAGCCCAattcatatttataataattcCAATCAGATTCAACCTAACAAATCCCATATGAGGTTGAACTCGACCAAACCCAATGTTAAAACATTCTATCTGCGGCTCTGCCCTAGGCCTGTTTCCGCATCCAAATTCTCATTTAATTTCCCAAGGCCCATTTCTAACCATTCGACTACAATTCTATGGACAAATGAGACAATCGAGCACAAAGTAAAATTGAGAGCAAAAGTGAATTGGTTTTTCTTAAACTACATGTTGAAATTGAGAGCCCTACGaaaatgaaagtaaaaaataataaacaatagaagaattaaatttacaaatattgctataaataaaaataaaaattgaaattataaataaagataaatatcatatatattatataataaaacttgGGCTTAGAAACTGTGTTAGTgccaaattattatttaattatcaaGCTTTCCTCTAATCCCttatcaatttttaagaatgACACAAACTTAATTGTTGTTattatcaccttttttttttacttaaggTTAATCTATTACtgaatttcatcattttttttcctttcgttcgctgtttttttattttgttttatttttcttttggttacTGTATTACATTGTGacaattttcaacttttttttttattatatataattgaagttCATCgatttttgttcctttttattttattttggctactGTATTACGTTGAAATGTGACAACTTGTTTTAATACTCagctcttcttcttttaattgttttttttttttttaataaacccCCATCTTTATTATTCTTGTAGGGGGCAAAACTAGTGGCCTGGTCCTACTTGCATGAGCTATGGAGGcccaatacaattaatttgtaaaggTGGTTGGTCAAGGTCTTGTAGCCACAATTTGgtaattagagaaaaaaaaaagtgacaagaATAACAATTTCTATAAAGAATTATTATAGGGAAAGAGAAATTCTTATTTAAGTTTTTCCTCAAGTTGACTGAGGAACAAGGTTTCTTTAGGAATACACTTCTCGGTTTCACAATATTACTTTCTCTCTTTGAACTTTTTCCGATCCTCTCAATCCTCCCTCAAGGAGGACCTTCCTTATGATATATAGTTGTTTGGATTGCATCTCAACCTTCCATTTGGAGGGCTATTGACCTTTCCTATGATAGCGATAGAGTAGGTTGCAAGTTATGAGGGCACAGTTCAAGGATCATTTTGTCATTAATGCGATAGACTGAGTTGGTATAGTGCATTGAAAGTGAAGGTAATGGATGCTTGATCTAGAAGTTTCCTCTTGTCCTTGCTTGTACTTCACTCAGATCCTCCTCGGCCTTCAACTTTATGGCCTTGGTGGCTTGCCTCTAGCCTCTCGAGAAATGTCTGCTCTTCGGGCTTCTCAGGTGAATTGTCCTTTGTGTTCCCTGACTTGATGGTCCTAACTAGGTTGAGCGTGATCTGATGATTAACTTGGGTGAATTGCCCCACAAGTGGATTCCATTTAGTGATTCCCTCTCTTCGGGCTTCCCTCTCCCACAATTCTTATCAACTTTTTCTTCCCACTGCCATCAATAATTAGCCTTTTCTTATAattcttaaattgattaaaaatctaatttcattacaattttaaattctatCCAATGAAACTTTTATACATTTTTCTTGGTGTAGTCAAATTCACCATCCCCAAATTTGATCTCAAGACAAATCCTCTTCTTCTACCTACCATACCTATTACCTAGCAACGTTATAGGTATGTATTTATCGATcttctactaaaaaaaaatatcttcaatgatatatatatatattcatggtTTTTGATAAAGGCTAATGGTTGTTGCCGAGGATCCCACAAAAACAACTAAAGAATTACAGTATTTGGATTAATTCACGGCTTCACTATCTTTCTTTTACATCTACATTTccagaaaatttatatatacatcTTATGGAAagtttacttttttattgttaatatgCGCGCATGTGCATCTCacgttttataaaaaaattatatgttctacTATATGAGTaaactttttacatttttgaatatatatatttatatatagttatagttatattgataagtaataatttttttaaaagagtgcAATAAATATCTAGTATGCATTAGATAATtaggtctctctttttttcgtGTTTTATTTGTTGCCAATATGTCATAAAAACAAGTCTCTAAAGTGTAGTTTAGACTTCACATGAATTTGAATTTCTCACTAAGTTTTGAATCACAAACTTCAATGTCTTGCAAATTTAGCACAATTCATATTGGTAGGTATGGGTGCCCAGGGTTTGTAGCTTTTTGCAAATTTTAGTGCTgatagttttgaaattttgataaagAACCAtcatataattattaataaatttaaaattttgaaaaaaaaaaaaaattttaaatacttataaatttggatagtttcaaatttataaacTTGGTGCTCTTTTAATTTAGATACTacatagaaatattattttgttatatgtttgtATTAATTTGATGTTTTGTTTCGAATAAGAGTtatggttaggtatcaattaggagttattttaaaatatattttcttgtttatcAAGTTTTACGAAGTCCTTAAATAAGCCTGTAAGTCTGTACAcgtttttttaaacaattattcaattaataaaattcagacTTTTATCTTTCTAGTCTCTAGTGGATTCTAGACTCtttctccttgtggattcaaggaaccATTGTGGATTCGAAATTATTTTCAGAAGTAAAcgtgttttgtttcttgttttctagaAGTAGACGTATTTTGCttcttgtggattcaaggaccCTTGTAGATTTAAGGAACTCTCATGGATTCGAGGTTATTTTCAAAAGCAAAcgtgttttgtttcttattttctagaGGTAGACATGTTATGCTTCTTGACGCTTTCGCATCCTGCATAGGAATAGCAACGGGctgggttcgggccgggttaATACATACCCGGACCCAACTCGCAGGCCTAGACCCACAACCCGGACCCAGCCTGATTATTAAACGGATTTTTTTTGCGGTATCCAGACCCGCCCGCTGGGCCCTGTGGGCCTCGTTTAGTCCAACCAGAAAGGAAGTTTTTCTTGCTTAAAGTCCTAAAAGTCCTAGCTATTTGTAGCAGACTCTAGGATGATGTTAAACGTTGTTCCTCCTTGGATTATGGCAACAGAAACCACCtacattatattacattttttgtaataaaatatatgaCGAAACTCAACTCCATTGTAGACTAAAGTGTAAACCAAATGATCAACTTCTTTTCAGTAATACGTGGGTTAATATACATATGTCCTTTTTTGAAACAAGCCCCAAACTCAACACCAAACCCACGACCAAACAACAAATCCCAAAAATCCCTTCTTTTCAAATCTCCATAGCcacacccaattttttttttttttaaatcctatttTTCAATCCTCAAACCCAGAAATAACCAAACCAACGGAGGAGAtttcaaatcaaacaaaaaattaatataaagaagaagataaaaatagaaatggagagagaaaagagtctTGGCCCTGGGTTggagattagagagagagagcttgagGTCTTCGGACTTGGGTTTTAGGTCTAGAGATAAAGGGAAGAGTGCTTAGGTTCAGCCATGGAGGCTCAACCTGGGGCTAGCTATTAAGCAAGAGAAAGGGACAAAGTTGCCTCAGATTGTGGCTCGCGACGGCGGCTTGTGGTGGCATGAAGTGGGGACAGGATAGCAGAAAACAAACCGACGGTGGCAGCTGGGGACGGGATAGGCGGTGTAGAGAGCTTGGACCGGCGGTGAGAAGTAGAGAACTTGGGCGGCGCCGCGGCGGTGCTTGCGAGTGAGTGTGTGAGttgtgagattgagagtgagtGACAGAGTGCTCTTATGCGTGCTCTTGAGTGACTAAGTGAGTGACAGAGAGATTGAGCGTGCTCTTATGTAAGGCGTGAGCTGAAATGAGAGGTGGGTGGGTTAGGgtttacaattatatatatataaggggttTTTTGTAATTTCGAAGTAACTGGGACTGGGTGCGGGCCTGGTTTTtgataaaacccggacccgacctGGACCCAGTTCgagtttattttttagaaaacccATActcgaccctattctttatcaaGGCCGGGTAAAATCCAGCTCATTAGGATCGGGCTGGACTGGATATCCGCTGGTCGGAtataaattgccatccctaatccTGCATCAATAGGTATCAAAGCCTTAACTTATCCTGGTCTGGTGACTGATGTATGAGACGGTAGCAATTTCGGTGACAAAAAACTTAGCAAGTATTACATGACGTACAGCTAGCACTCACAAATATCTTTGCTAAGATACCGTCGTAAGAGCATGGAAACAATAGAAATAACTATCGCAAAGACATAACTCACAGGCAACCTATTGGTTAGCAAATTTCATATAGATTTTATAGAAGAATTGCAagttttaatgtttatttttataagattttctTTGATTAGTTACTTAATCTAGAggatttatttaaatttgaaaatatttattatgagaGAAAAGTTGGACTTGCTTTGTATAAACCTAGTGAGTATGCCTTACGTTGGTGGGAACGAGTAAAATCTTATAAAATCTGACaaggtaaagacaaaatttgtTCATGACCAAAGATGAAAAAGATGCTTGCAATCAAATTTTATCCGTTGGATTCAAGGACCCTTGTGAATTTAAGGAACCCTCGTGGATTCGAGATTATTTTCAGAAACAACcgtgttttgtttcttgttttctagaAGTAGATATGTTCTGCTTCTTGACGTTTCCGCATCCCACATCATTTTTGCAAATTTCAGTgatagttttgaaattttgataaagAACCAtcatataattattaataaatttgaaattttgaaaaaataaaaaaatttaaatgcttATAAATTTGGATAGTTTTAAAGTTATAAACTTGGTGCTCTTTTAATTTAGATACTacatagaaatattattttgttatatgttcGTATTAATTTGATGTTTTGTTTCGTTCATATATTGGCACATGTATGGCTTTTAATAACTTCTAGttgctaccaaaaaaaaaaaaaatcttagaacAATTATGTTCATTATAAAGAGAAATTATCatcgcacacccttggtgcgatggtcactctacaagtataagtgcttgtggggtgtggggggcaagggccggggttcaagtctccaggaaggagttttcatacacatatacacttagattaggctaaagtaaagtttctatcttgtataaaaaataaaaataaaaaattataaagagaaATTTATTAAGAGAACCACGTGGGATGGTCTCCATCTTTTTACTATTGCAATATTGGCAATATGTGACTTTGCGGTGTTAAGGGAAATTTATAGAAAACCAGTTTCAATTAGATACGCAgcttattctcaaaaaaaaaaaaaaaatagatacgCAGCTTGTGACTTTGTTTACAAAAGCAAATATGAAAACCCACGACGCTAATCTGTTCATACTTCATACTTAATATGGTTCAGCTGTCAACTTGATTAGAACTGAATGTGAATCTCATCATAGAAAGAGGTTTGGCATTTTCTATGTAATTGAGGCACGCATTGATGTGAGACATTTCTAAAGGCTCTAAATGCAGAGAGTTTATGAATCTTATATTTTTTGCACCATAATGTATATACTATTTACTTGAGTGACAATTCTAGGTTCGCATGCTATGCTTGGGTAGTTGGGTGTCGTAACCAATTTTGAGACTAATTCCTAACATGAGCAGATGGGACCTTTCTATGATTAGAACATAGCAAGGTGCATCATGCACACTTCTAACTAATAtatatgtagaaaaaaaaattatatattcataAATGATACATGTACACACAGATATATCTTTAATAATTACTTATGTGCAATACCCACTGATGTTGAAGTGTGACTAAATTTTCTAGCAGAAGTAATACCTACAGCTGCTTGATAGATTCTGCTCTCCTTAGTGTAAttttgctaatatatatatatatatatatatatatatatatatatttttggtaaaagttTTGCTAACATTAAACCACTTTGGTTCAAGGGTTTTAAAATGTGTTGTGGGTTCTCTCTCAACCAATTCAGATTCAAGGTTATGGAGGTGAAATAATAGAATAATGGTGAATTCTAATGGGTTATACTGTATGTAACTTGAACATggtcttataaataaatattataagaGAATAAATCATTTAGCTAGGGATGATTTTTTAGTATATCTTTAGGATGACTTGCTTTAGACTAATAGAACTAATAGAATATTGGTGAATTCTAACGGGTCTACCctctaaaaatctttatttctttgaaaactaaaaaccaattaagtaaaaaaatattagtgttCAATCATTTTAGTCTAACTAATACAACAATAAGTTCTGATTGATGTGTGAACTTATATATAACAAGTTTAAAATTCTATAAGGGATACCAAGAAAACTTCCTATACTTACACCCttcaataaaaaagtaatgctacagccacaaattattttataatatttttacaaaatgttgatgtagccaactttttattagttttcatttaggcccaccattaatattactttttcatttaccaataatcactcaccacattaacagtttgtaaattttttttataaaatagtataTCTCTagtgatgatgccaaaaatcgtcaATGAGCTATATGGTCCTCACATGCTCCAAGCAAGACCTGTGCTacacaaagggaagaagaagaacctacGAAGGATACCGGTGTGGTATCGGTcaaataccctccgacggtcaaatttgagaaatttcttgttcacaactctagagtgccaagGTTGGAGTGAATTaagcgtaccttggtttgtgaAGGTCTtagggtttt from Castanea sativa cultivar Marrone di Chiusa Pesio chromosome 6, ASM4071231v1 includes:
- the LOC142638394 gene encoding glyoxylate/hydroxypyruvate reductase HPR3-like is translated as MASDQATTPPPPPLPEIQSHDLSQVIVLHPPPVFNYFKDLFSKKFHLLKAWESPLPLHEFLTNHAHSAQAMLCSGTGPSISADIIRLLPSLRLVATTSAGLNHIDLTECRNRGISIANAGEAFSEDVADLAVGLLIDVFRKVSASDRYVRHGLWATKGDYPLGSKLGGKRIGIVGLGSIGFQVAKRLEAFGCNISYNSRKRKDFVSYPFYTNVCELAANSDVLIICCGLTEQTRHMINREVLLALGKEGVIVNIGRGAIIHEKELVQCLVQGEIGGAGLDVFENEPDVPKELFELDNVVLAPHMAVFTTESFKDLCDLMIGNLEAFFSKKPLLSPVMNE